The Oryzias latipes chromosome 11, ASM223467v1 nucleotide sequence TTCACTGTTAAAACAAAGGGATGCTGCATTTGTAAAGCAACCAGTTGTAAATACttgaccaaaataaaaataaaagattttattaGTTAAAGTACGGTAGCTCTTAAAATGTCAGATTCTGATTTGTTTCTATTTATTAATGCCTGGCTCTCCGTTGCCGACCCCTTTTTCTCACTGTGACTGTGCCGACAGACGTGGACACACTGGAGTGGTTGCTTTGaggtttttaatcaaatttctaAAACTTTTGACTCCAGCTTTTTTCATGCAAATCCAGGTCTTAAGTGTTTGCACAAAATTCTTTGCTGCAGCTGAATCCCAGGTGAGACTTTGTAATGGATGGAGAGTTCTGACTGTGTACAAttatttctataaataaaatataaggatactgaatattttctgtgtttttttatgcgACGTCTGTTACGGCCCCAacaggcaaacctgtcccaGTCTAGGGGAAATCACAAAGGGGCCAAATATATGAAAGATGGACACCAATAAGTTAAGGAACACAGTTTATTGAGTGGAAGGAAGAAActgtgtcctgtaaaacaaaaattaaaaaaaaatgctgtgctggtcccaacaaaatacaaaacagagggattggagccttggccagacataaaataagtcagggagacaactgacccagccACCATGACCGTCTGAGTcgacaaagaaataaacaaagcccgcaaataaggactaccaaggtccaaccccaaactaaaatagcaaaacccagcagtataagactgctgaggaccaagagggaataaaaagagaaacaaaccaaccagcacagctccaaGTCAAAACCACTGCTCCTCCTGTTCTGCTCTGCATGCCTCTCCTTTGGTTGAGGCCTCCTCTgacttaaatacctggcaggtgTTGATCAAGATCATTGGCCACACCTACCATGTGAGCAGAATGACAGGAGATGCAGCAGCACCAGGAAGACATGACAACGCCAACACATTCAATAAGACAGAGTTTcagacagtttattttgttttacagatGAATTGGAACATTTTGATCTGCTGAACATTTGTGGAACTTCACCACAAACACAACCGTCTTGCATTCCTGCCACAGATCTGGTCATGGAGCCAACCGGGAAAGGAGCCTACAAGAGACTTAGGATTGAAGTCAGATCAATCACAAGCTTTAAGGTGAACTTTCTTCTTGATGCCATGGCGATTTGTGGCTGGATGAGCAGCAGTTTTGTGGGGAGCAGGCTTTAGCTGATGTTGGCTCCTCTCAGTGTCTTACATGTGATCTGTCCCAGTTTGGTCAGCAGCTTCTTGTCTTTCCACTGAGCAACACACTGGTCTGAGACCTTCAGGTCCACCTGCATCAGAACAGTTTCCAATTTAGAATAGTATAGACGTTAATGGATCCCACGAAGGGGAAACTACCCCTTTACCATAGCCTTATTAAAAACAAGAGATCCATAATAAATAACActataaaaacacataaaaacagtaGTTAGGCCAAACCTGGATTGCTTCCCCACCCCCTGCttcaattgtaggggcatttgaagcttTAGTGGtgtctgaaagtgtttttttctgaaacacagaaggttcattcatcttctgaaccatatgatccctttcggggtcacggggctgctggagcctatccccgcCAAtagtgggcgaaggcaggggacaccttggacaggtggccagtctgttgcagggccacaatcacacactcacaGTTAGGTACAGTATATCTACAgtcaccaatgaacctatgaagcatgtttttggacggtgggaggaagccagagtccgtGGAGAAAaaccacgcatgcatggggggaacatgcagactccacacagaaaggtcccccatcgATGTTCTGCTTCAGGTCCAGGTCCCCCAACTGGGACTTGAACCTTCTcgttgtgaggcaagagcgctaaacACTGCGagaagtttaaatttaaaagtaaataaagactTTTCAAAGTTCTAAAACCAATGTTAAATGTTCTGAGTGCTGGTAGCTACATGCTAGATGAACAGCagctattgatgatgtcatcgagcGGTGGCAACGTCCCGATATGAAGATACTATTTCTTCCCCATCTCCCCGCTTGCATGGATAAATGTAGGGCTAGGGAAGCCCTTCAGTTTTATCGTCCAGTGTCTGGGTGGTTGTAGAGTCTAGCATCTGACAGACAGGAAGAAGGATCTGCTAAAGCGCTCCTTCCTGCAGCCAGGTGTTACCCTACGACTGAAGGAGCTCATGCAGACGATGATGAAGACGAGGATTGGCCCTCCTCCTCTTATCACTGACTCTAGGGGACATCCCAGAATGGAGCTGAATCTCCACACCAGTTTGTTGATCCTCTCCCTGTTCCTGTTAACTGGCTCCGTAGAAGAGGGCAGATGCAACAACGACATCATTTTAAACTAGAGTTATCAACTTCATCAatgaatggatttatttttgatCCAATCAGATTGATGCTCTGAGGgcattttttatcaaatctaCCTATAATGTTATAAAATCaattcaaaattaaacaaattgatTATGTTAATATTGGAAactaccatttggattgagacatggtagttttattttactataacataaaaatggCCAAgtccatcacagcagacaacacatgtgatatcagtccatcattccagtccaatgtgtggacagactttgaatgaagtcatgtgaccatccagtgtctagaatgttctaagaatgttccctttggattctctggatgtggaaaaacaacagtggtgaactttaggaaactaacatgtgaatggatttgacattcattctagtttacttgttggtttggacacagatttcatttccacttcatgatcttgaagaaatccaagaatctggaaaacttcactgttcagtagcaggaatttctgtctgagtctgactgctggaagtttggatgaagaggatctggatccactttaggtcagaggattgGATCAATCAGAATGAATCAATATCGACTATGACTCTGATCTTCAACCTCAAACtatgatatgaattgaatcgTTGTTAACATGAATTGTTAGACCCTTATTAAGAGTCCTGGGAGCTCTAAAGGACCTCAGCCTCTTTCAGCAGAAGATCTGTGGTATCTGCTGGAACGTACCTGTAGTTTCTCCCACACTTTCTTTTTGGGGTTAAGCCTGTCGTCTGGTTTCCCCGTCTCGTATCCTTCCACAAACACCCGTTCCCCCGGTGATGAACCCTCTGGAGGATCGAGAGGCTCCACCCTCCTGGGTTCCCCTTCTCTAAAAACCATCAACAGGATCCTAAAAACGAAGCAAGGTGAAGGCCGGACGAGTGAGAAGCACAGACTTACACTGAGGCGCACAGCAGCATGGCCTGAGACTCGATGCCCCGCATCTTCTGAGGTTTCAGGTTGCACAGGAGCACCACTGTCCTGTCCTGCAGATCCTTCTGGGAAACGTAGGCCACCAGCCCGCTGACGACGGTCCTGGGCTCTGGCTCTCCCACATCGATCTTCTCCAGGAACAGAGAGTCTGCATCTGGATGCTGAGGATGCAACAGAGTACAGTCAGACAAACAGCATCATTTCAGGAGACTTCTCCTTTCATCCCTGACCTTCTCCACACTGATGACCTTCCCCACTCTGATGTCCAGTCTGGAGGGGGCCAGCTCAtcatcttctcctcctcctcctcctcctgctgctgctttggcTCCTTTTCCTCCCATttctaaacaacaacaacaacgagtCACAAACTCCAAATCATCTCCTGGTTTCCATCAAAGCAACAGACTGGGGCTCTGACTGGTCTTGGAGGGGTCGGGGTAAGCAGAGTTGGTGAGTTTGCGAAGTTCAGGAGACTGAAACTTCTTCCTGATGGGGTCCAGCAGCTGATTCAGAGCAGCTTCCACTGAGGCCTTCAGGTCTCCTGGATGAACCCTCTAAAGTGAGACACCACAACGGTCAGAGCCAAGAGTGCAGAGAAACTTCTTCTGACGACAAACAAGCTCACCTCTTCAGCAAAGTCCTTCTCCACGTCTTCAAACACGGAGTAGGTTTTGTCTCCGCCCCACTTAGGATCCCGTTTGATGCTGAACTCTGAAACAAAACCATCCAGCTCTTCATGCAGGAAGTTCAGTGGGGGAGCGTGAGGAGCAGCGTCTGTACCTCCATGCAGAGGGAAGAGGACATGTTTGACAAACGACAGAACCCCGTTGTTCTGGATGTTCCCCGGCTCGCAGAAAGCTTTCTTCAGCTTCTTCTTCACGTCCTCTTTGGA carries:
- the yars gene encoding tyrosine--tRNA ligase, cytoplasmic codes for the protein MADQLSPEEKFQLITRNLQEVLGEEKVKQILQERELKVYWGTATTGKPHVAYFVPMSKIADFLRAGCEVTILFADLHAYLDNMKAPWELLELRVKYYEQVIKAMLESIGVPLEKLHFIKGTDFQLSREYTLDVYRLSSMVTEHDAKKAGAEVVKQVEHPLLSGLLYPGLQALDEEYLKVDAQFGGVDQRKIFTLAEKYLPSLGYVKRAHLMNPMVPGLTGAKMSSSEEESKIDLLDSKEDVKKKLKKAFCEPGNIQNNGVLSFVKHVLFPLHGEFSIKRDPKWGGDKTYSVFEDVEKDFAEERVHPGDLKASVEAALNQLLDPIRKKFQSPELRKLTNSAYPDPSKTKMGGKGAKAAAGGGGGGEDDELAPSRLDIRVGKVISVEKHPDADSLFLEKIDVGEPEPRTVVSGLVAYVSQKDLQDRTVVLLCNLKPQKMRGIESQAMLLCASVEGEPRRVEPLDPPEGSSPGERVFVEGYETGKPDDRLNPKKKVWEKLQVDLKVSDQCVAQWKDKKLLTKLGQITCKTLRGANIS